A region from the Deltaproteobacteria bacterium genome encodes:
- a CDS encoding nodulation protein, which yields MIVLGYTGFTRDSRLPGGGRSLFAKTDLGFDGIFSFRDGEVPFSMFPLGYLGHDASAAIVVDGEVLACAAEERFTRAKHALNLAGNTLLPVNAVAYCLDTAGITIDEVDMVAHYCDFQLPLIAKRLELLRPFLSDGAAGKVEESYMQLYRTMLCRSAVLEQFERMVGTRPDVFIPVRHHDSHAASAYYASGFDEALILTLDGTGELESSILAVGEGSNIRELRRVFLPTSLGALYLIVTVFLGFRSLGDEYKVMGLAAYGDPCRYRDFFESIVHLESEGRYSTPLLAQDTFKDLIIGELGPPRRPDDQIEDRHADVAAALQEALYRAVLHSLTHARSTTGITRLCLAGGVALNCSLNGVIARSGLFDDIFVQPAASDEGCSVGAALNAYYQKNNRSPAHDSRWNQVYLGPEYDEGEILVSLHLYRERIQWEIVDNIEQTVAIELARGKVAGWFQGRMEFGPRALGNRSILADPRDDGMKDRINEKVKRREPFRPFAPSVLEEDAQEYFDMQGLSSSPFMLFTAPVKDAYRAKIPAVTHVDGSARLQTVSRSANPLYWELIYEFKRLTGVPLVLNTSFNVRNEPIVCSPEDAVRCFLSTDIDCMGIGRFFVKKRV from the coding sequence ATGATTGTGCTCGGCTACACGGGTTTTACGAGGGATTCGCGTCTTCCCGGCGGCGGAAGAAGCCTCTTTGCGAAAACGGATCTTGGGTTCGACGGTATATTCTCTTTCAGGGATGGTGAAGTTCCCTTTTCCATGTTTCCCCTCGGCTATTTAGGCCATGATGCCTCAGCTGCAATTGTGGTCGATGGAGAGGTTTTGGCATGTGCTGCCGAAGAGAGATTCACTCGCGCTAAACATGCGCTCAATCTGGCGGGGAATACTTTGCTTCCGGTCAATGCAGTGGCATACTGTCTCGATACGGCCGGTATCACCATCGATGAAGTGGACATGGTGGCACACTATTGCGACTTTCAATTGCCCCTTATCGCAAAGCGATTGGAACTGCTGAGGCCCTTTCTATCGGATGGCGCTGCGGGAAAGGTTGAGGAGTCGTATATGCAGTTGTATCGGACGATGTTGTGCCGGAGTGCGGTCCTCGAACAGTTCGAGCGAATGGTGGGAACTAGGCCTGATGTTTTTATCCCTGTGCGCCATCACGATTCACACGCGGCGAGTGCATACTACGCGTCGGGTTTCGATGAGGCCTTGATATTGACCCTCGACGGTACGGGGGAGTTGGAGAGTTCTATCCTCGCAGTCGGGGAGGGTTCGAATATCAGGGAGTTGCGTCGTGTGTTCCTGCCAACATCGCTCGGCGCCCTTTACCTAATTGTTACGGTTTTCTTAGGTTTTCGGAGCTTGGGGGACGAGTACAAGGTGATGGGGCTGGCTGCGTATGGAGACCCCTGTCGATACCGTGATTTCTTTGAATCGATCGTCCATCTGGAGAGTGAGGGAAGATACTCCACGCCTTTGCTCGCACAGGATACTTTTAAGGATCTGATCATTGGAGAACTCGGTCCTCCAAGACGGCCTGACGATCAGATCGAGGATCGTCATGCGGATGTTGCGGCGGCCCTTCAGGAGGCACTTTACCGTGCCGTTTTGCATTCGCTGACCCACGCCCGTTCCACTACGGGGATAACTCGTCTGTGCCTTGCGGGCGGCGTAGCGCTGAACTGCTCTCTCAACGGAGTTATAGCCCGTTCCGGGCTCTTCGATGACATTTTCGTGCAACCTGCGGCGAGCGATGAGGGCTGCAGCGTTGGAGCGGCCCTGAATGCCTATTATCAGAAGAATAATCGGTCTCCGGCTCACGATTCTCGATGGAATCAGGTGTATCTGGGCCCTGAGTACGATGAGGGAGAGATCCTTGTCTCTCTTCACCTATACAGGGAGAGGATTCAGTGGGAGATAGTGGATAACATCGAACAAACCGTCGCGATCGAATTAGCAAGGGGCAAGGTGGCAGGGTGGTTTCAGGGTAGGATGGAATTTGGCCCGCGGGCTCTCGGTAACAGGAGTATACTGGCTGACCCTCGTGATGATGGGATGAAAGACAGAATAAACGAAAAAGTAAAGCGGAGGGAGCCTTTTCGGCCTTTTGCCCCCTCAGTACTTGAGGAAGATGCTCAGGAATATTTCGATATGCAGGGACTGTCTTCGTCACCCTTTATGCTGTTCACAGCTCCTGTGAAAGATGCCTACAGGGCAAAAATTCCAGCCGTTACTCACGTCGATGGGTCTGCCCGATTGCAAACGGTATCTCGATCGGCGAATCCCCTGTATTGGGAGCTCATCTATGAGTTCAAAAGGTTAACGGGTGTGCCCCTTGTTCTAAACACATCTTTCAACGTTCGAAATGAGCCGATTGTCTGTTCCCCGGAGGATGCTGTCCGGTGTTTCCTGTCCACGGATATTGACTGTATGGGAATTGGTAGATTTTTTGTGAAAAAAAGGGTGT
- a CDS encoding methyltransferase domain-containing protein has translation MKWRENISGDTSSSQKDFPERRNSMCEGDGYNRVTGEEIISNADGDVTGKVRRFYELYQFPSVRPPDQDGLILMRRMTKRLSGRDGGETVRRRVLDAGCGTGNTSVSLAKQHSNVDFLGVDISSPSLSIAKKAAQKAGLRNIRFQKWDLMKPGLDDEPFDFILCLGVLHHTQNMGQVLTNLKNVMKDDGEFYLWVYGRHGRYRHSLNRCLLDMLLSVKPDSADPVELARDFALSTGGGNVLSDLFGDSLSDSAKEKIIKEPAWIADQFLNPHETLIEMRELLDLVFTTGFEIDRWLGVAESVSRYISSPELVERFELLPKREQLIALDLMLKPDRYFVTLRKGTNGRGDEG, from the coding sequence ATGAAGTGGCGAGAAAACATCTCCGGAGATACTTCATCGTCGCAGAAAGATTTTCCAGAGCGAAGGAATTCTATGTGTGAAGGTGATGGTTATAACAGGGTGACGGGTGAGGAGATAATTTCCAATGCAGATGGTGATGTGACCGGTAAGGTACGGCGATTCTACGAGCTTTACCAATTTCCGAGCGTCCGACCACCTGATCAGGACGGCCTGATTCTCATGCGGCGGATGACGAAGAGGCTATCTGGAAGGGACGGTGGAGAAACTGTTAGGAGGAGGGTTCTGGATGCTGGATGCGGGACGGGGAACACGTCTGTTTCCCTGGCGAAACAGCACAGCAATGTTGACTTTCTAGGGGTGGATATATCATCACCGTCGCTTTCTATTGCGAAGAAGGCGGCTCAAAAAGCGGGGCTGCGAAACATCCGCTTTCAAAAATGGGACCTCATGAAACCCGGGCTCGATGATGAGCCCTTTGACTTCATCCTCTGTCTTGGCGTACTGCATCACACGCAAAACATGGGACAGGTTCTCACCAATCTCAAGAATGTGATGAAGGATGATGGTGAATTCTACCTCTGGGTCTATGGCCGCCACGGAAGGTACCGCCACTCTCTCAACCGGTGTTTGCTCGATATGCTTCTATCTGTAAAGCCGGACTCAGCTGATCCGGTGGAACTCGCCCGTGATTTTGCTTTGAGCACAGGAGGTGGGAACGTCTTGAGTGACCTGTTCGGTGATTCGCTGTCTGATTCGGCGAAGGAGAAGATTATCAAAGAGCCTGCCTGGATTGCCGACCAGTTTTTAAATCCACATGAAACGCTCATCGAAATGAGAGAACTTCTCGATCTGGTATTCACGACTGGCTTCGAGATCGACAGGTGGCTCGGGGTGGCTGAGAGCGTTTCCCGTTACATCAGTTCGCCTGAACTGGTGGAGCGGTTCGAACTCTTGCCGAAAAGGGAGCAGCTTATTGCACTCGATCTCATGCTGAAGCCTGACCGTTACTTCGTAACACTCCGTAAGGGCACAAACGGAAGAGGCGATGAAGGATGA
- a CDS encoding radical SAM protein produces MRILLIDILRTTLEEVWPSVEHSLGLMYIASSLKKQFGNRVTIRIWTLISKPNQHDDERRKTREILEEWQPDMVGIRCLTIGKDSMFVLAETVKDWNSDCFLVAGGPYPTDDPEEPIKSGTIDFVVIGEGELTANDLVGRLLERAPVTDIPGIAYLCDGKVVRNGPRLLNLDLDSLPFPDYSLVDLDEFSNQYLTFSSKIYQPHGNILTTRGCAYRCMYCHHILGKKFRARSPENVLAEIRFLHDRYGITDFQIIDDIFNFNPNRAKAICDLIIKSGMNLTFSFPNGVRGDMMDEELIDKMAEAGTKFISYAVETASPRLQKLIRKNLKLDRVFRAIEYTAKVGVISRGFFMLGFPTETEEEALQTIEFAKASALCGATYFTVVYFPGTELYRLARSLGYFKEDGYSVQRDYVQVGEGPYDFSLERLVHLKKKAIQEFAFTKERIDNALRVLPNYFTQREIDGFFMAYVVSSQMMLDEVRDEVARKHLRRYFIVAERFSRAKEFYV; encoded by the coding sequence ATGAGAATTCTGCTCATAGATATATTGCGGACTACGCTGGAAGAAGTGTGGCCATCGGTGGAGCATTCCCTGGGTCTCATGTATATTGCCTCTTCGTTGAAAAAACAGTTTGGGAACCGGGTTACGATTCGGATCTGGACACTCATATCGAAACCGAACCAGCATGATGATGAGCGAAGAAAAACAAGGGAAATCCTGGAAGAGTGGCAACCAGATATGGTTGGAATTCGATGTTTAACGATAGGGAAGGATTCCATGTTTGTCCTCGCAGAAACTGTTAAGGATTGGAACAGTGACTGTTTCCTCGTTGCGGGGGGGCCGTATCCTACTGATGATCCGGAGGAACCGATTAAGAGTGGAACTATAGACTTCGTGGTCATAGGAGAGGGCGAGTTAACGGCAAACGACCTCGTGGGTCGCTTGCTTGAACGAGCTCCTGTGACCGATATTCCCGGTATCGCTTATCTGTGTGATGGAAAGGTTGTGAGGAACGGGCCACGGCTTTTGAATCTCGATCTCGACTCACTTCCCTTTCCGGACTATTCGCTGGTCGACCTCGATGAATTCTCAAACCAGTACCTGACCTTCTCGTCCAAGATCTATCAACCCCATGGCAATATTCTTACCACGAGGGGCTGCGCGTACCGGTGTATGTACTGCCACCATATCCTGGGCAAGAAGTTTCGCGCAAGATCACCTGAGAACGTTCTTGCTGAAATCCGATTCCTCCATGATCGGTATGGCATTACAGATTTCCAGATCATAGACGACATATTTAACTTCAATCCAAACCGTGCCAAGGCGATATGCGATCTCATTATCAAGAGCGGAATGAACCTGACATTTTCTTTTCCCAACGGAGTGCGAGGCGACATGATGGATGAGGAACTCATAGACAAGATGGCAGAGGCGGGAACGAAATTTATTTCCTATGCTGTAGAGACGGCATCACCGAGGTTGCAGAAGTTGATAAGGAAAAACCTGAAGCTCGACAGGGTATTTCGCGCGATCGAGTATACGGCGAAAGTGGGTGTTATATCCCGTGGTTTCTTCATGCTTGGATTTCCCACGGAAACCGAAGAAGAGGCGCTTCAGACGATCGAGTTTGCAAAGGCGTCTGCACTGTGCGGCGCCACATATTTTACCGTCGTTTACTTTCCCGGTACGGAACTGTACCGCCTGGCCCGATCACTCGGCTATTTCAAGGAAGATGGTTACAGTGTGCAGCGTGATTACGTGCAGGTGGGAGAGGGACCCTACGATTTCAGCCTCGAGAGGCTCGTTCATTTGAAGAAGAAAGCGATACAGGAGTTCGCCTTCACGAAGGAGAGGATCGACAATGCCCTTAGGGTGCTGCCGAATTATTTTACTCAGAGAGAGATAGACGGGTTTTTCATGGCCTATGTCGTCAGTTCTCAGATGATGTTAGATGAGGTTCGGGATGAAGTGGCGAGAAAACATCTCCGGAGATACTTCATCGTCGCAGAAAGATTTTCCAGAGCGAAGGAATTCTATGTGTGA